In one Mucilaginibacter ginsenosidivorax genomic region, the following are encoded:
- a CDS encoding ketopantoate reductase family protein, protein MESVSDQTIKVNTNIYIIGNGVIAKALAVALTLRGKQVTILRGSVDDQPTSRELLEIETDNNTLQAEVTISTLNNHTRLDGLILLTNKSFGNRELAEKLKFKAKHSPIVFLQNGLHIEDSFIGAGFTELYRCVLFVTSQSVSTNKVRFRPVASSPIGVIISSFDNLDAIVDELNTDVFSFRAEPNIQTVIWKKAISNCVFNSICPLLEIDNGVFHRNGAALQIAKTVIAECVAVANQNNIRLTEHDVLENVLTISNMSDGQKISTYQDILNKRETEIETLNFAVAKVAQLSGSIKVPVTTLLGQMTKLKSELFRM, encoded by the coding sequence ATGGAATCAGTATCTGACCAAACCATAAAGGTTAATACAAACATATACATTATAGGCAATGGCGTTATTGCCAAGGCTTTGGCCGTGGCCCTAACCCTAAGGGGTAAACAGGTTACCATCCTGCGCGGCAGTGTTGATGATCAGCCGACCAGCCGCGAATTGCTGGAGATAGAAACGGATAATAATACCCTGCAGGCCGAAGTAACCATCAGCACCCTAAATAATCATACCCGGCTTGATGGGCTTATTTTGTTAACCAACAAATCATTCGGCAACCGGGAACTGGCCGAAAAGCTCAAATTCAAAGCCAAACATTCACCTATCGTATTCCTTCAAAACGGCCTTCATATTGAAGATAGTTTTATCGGTGCGGGCTTTACCGAATTATACCGGTGTGTACTATTTGTAACCAGCCAATCGGTATCAACTAATAAAGTAAGGTTCAGGCCGGTTGCATCATCACCCATAGGGGTTATTATAAGCTCATTTGATAACCTGGATGCTATTGTTGATGAGCTGAATACCGATGTGTTTTCGTTTAGGGCCGAGCCGAATATCCAGACGGTGATCTGGAAAAAAGCGATCAGTAATTGCGTGTTTAATTCCATATGCCCACTGCTTGAGATTGATAATGGAGTATTTCACCGTAATGGGGCGGCCTTACAGATAGCCAAAACTGTAATTGCTGAATGCGTTGCGGTAGCCAACCAAAACAACATCCGGCTAACGGAGCATGATGTGCTGGAAAATGTGCTTACAATAAGTAACATGTCCGACGGGCAAAAGATATCTACCTACCAGGATATACTCAACAAACGGGAAACGGAGATTGAAACGCTGAATTTTGCAGTAGCCAAAGTAGCGCAGCTGTCTGGCAGCATTAAAGTTCCGGTTACTACTTTATTAGGGCAAATGACAAAACTTAAGTCGGAGCTGTTCAGGATGTAG
- the galA gene encoding beta-galactosidase GalA — MKTLRLLLLLFVCPLIVSAQTAGSGQKSRAHICIDTGWRFAYGHPFDAAKDFNNGTGYFSYFAKAGYGDGAAAADFDDRPWRKLDLPHDWAAELGFSEKGSYSHGFKALGRNFPESSVGWYRKKFTIPQQDYGRHITIAFDGVFRNSTVWVNGHYLGTELSGYNGFEYDITQLLNYGGDNTIAVRVDATMEEGWFYEGAGIYRHVWLNKTSPLHIAANGTFVSSTVGNGKAQLTIKTDISNYDIGADNFAIVQKVYDRQGHLLATKQTDGHALQPFKTGEYSSQLDIAHPKLWSVDTPYLHRLVTTILVNDVPVDEYVTRFGIRTLRFDANTGFYLNGKRLEIKGTNNHQEHAGVGTAIPDELQYFRIASLKQMGSNAYRCSHNPPTPQLLDACDSLGMLVIDENRLMGIDEYHLGNLKKMIDRDRNHPSVISWSVGNEEWGIENSETGARIATTMQSFVKSLDTTRAVTAAFSGGWGQGLSGVMDLIGFNYIAQENPDAQHQKFPQQKGWGTEEGSTFATRGIYFTNDSLHYKSAYDAKPRPNAYSIEEGWNYYAKRPFLAGMFIWTGFDYRGEPTPYGWPSIGSYFGMLDQCGFAKDDAWYLQAWWGNKPVLHLLPHWNWKGKEGQPINVWAYSNCDEVELFLNGKTQGKKAMAKNGHLEWTIPYSPGTLKAIGYTGGKQVLTETVQTTGTPQAISLEAHKNTLKADAQDVAVIKVSLLDKKGLAVPDAGNEISFKIEGPGRIIGVGNGNPTSLEPDKYLETIVNMPIEALKELPVPDTIRKSETAENFDDSSWKKAFTNISDTSVKAWVYRGSINLTDDLTQSPLSFFYKSIGRKQSIYFNGHLLAANVDYHKDQDVFNISKAFLKAGKNSIVIVALPIKKIHPWDNPNQDPGVIQFKAPAAAWKRKLFNGLAQVIIQSDGSHAGLITLTATSAGLKEKKIVINADK, encoded by the coding sequence ATGAAAACGTTGCGCCTTTTGTTATTGTTATTTGTTTGCCCTTTAATTGTATCAGCACAAACGGCTGGTAGCGGGCAAAAATCGAGGGCCCATATTTGTATAGATACAGGCTGGCGGTTTGCCTATGGCCATCCGTTTGATGCCGCTAAAGATTTTAACAACGGCACCGGCTATTTCTCTTATTTTGCCAAAGCTGGCTATGGCGATGGTGCTGCCGCCGCTGATTTTGACGACAGACCCTGGCGCAAGCTTGATTTGCCGCACGATTGGGCCGCCGAACTTGGTTTTAGCGAAAAAGGAAGCTATAGTCATGGTTTTAAAGCCCTGGGCCGGAATTTTCCGGAAAGCAGCGTGGGCTGGTATCGTAAAAAGTTTACCATTCCACAGCAGGACTATGGCCGCCATATCACCATTGCATTTGATGGCGTTTTCCGCAACTCCACCGTTTGGGTAAACGGGCATTACCTGGGTACCGAGTTAAGCGGCTATAATGGTTTTGAATATGATATCACGCAGCTTTTAAATTACGGCGGCGATAATACTATAGCGGTAAGGGTAGATGCCACCATGGAAGAGGGCTGGTTTTATGAAGGGGCCGGCATTTACAGGCATGTGTGGCTCAATAAAACATCGCCACTGCATATTGCTGCCAACGGTACATTTGTGAGCAGCACCGTTGGTAACGGCAAGGCGCAATTAACCATTAAAACCGATATAAGCAATTACGATATCGGGGCAGATAATTTTGCCATTGTACAAAAAGTTTACGACCGCCAAGGCCATTTACTGGCCACCAAACAAACTGACGGCCATGCCCTGCAACCTTTTAAAACGGGGGAGTATAGCAGCCAGCTGGACATAGCGCATCCTAAATTATGGTCGGTTGATACGCCGTACCTGCACCGTTTGGTTACCACCATTTTGGTAAATGATGTGCCTGTTGATGAATATGTAACACGCTTTGGCATACGTACCCTGCGTTTTGATGCCAACACCGGCTTTTACCTGAATGGTAAGCGGCTGGAGATAAAAGGTACCAATAACCACCAGGAGCATGCGGGAGTGGGTACAGCCATACCCGACGAACTGCAATATTTCAGGATTGCCAGCTTGAAGCAGATGGGCAGTAACGCTTACCGCTGCTCGCACAACCCGCCTACGCCCCAATTGCTGGATGCCTGCGATAGCTTGGGCATGCTGGTGATTGACGAAAACCGGCTGATGGGCATAGATGAGTACCACCTGGGTAACCTGAAAAAAATGATTGACCGCGACCGCAATCATCCAAGCGTGATCAGTTGGTCGGTAGGGAACGAGGAGTGGGGGATAGAAAACTCGGAGACAGGTGCACGCATTGCAACCACCATGCAGTCCTTTGTAAAAAGCCTGGATACCACCCGTGCGGTTACGGCGGCGTTTAGCGGTGGCTGGGGCCAGGGTTTATCGGGTGTGATGGATTTAATAGGCTTTAACTACATAGCACAGGAAAACCCCGACGCGCAACACCAGAAATTTCCGCAGCAAAAGGGTTGGGGTACCGAGGAAGGGTCGACCTTTGCTACCCGTGGGATTTACTTCACCAACGATTCGCTCCATTATAAATCTGCTTACGATGCCAAGCCAAGGCCCAATGCCTACAGCATTGAAGAGGGTTGGAATTATTATGCCAAACGACCATTTTTGGCAGGTATGTTTATCTGGACGGGATTTGATTACCGGGGCGAGCCTACGCCTTATGGATGGCCATCAATCGGGTCGTACTTTGGGATGCTCGATCAGTGCGGTTTTGCTAAGGATGATGCCTGGTACCTGCAGGCCTGGTGGGGCAATAAACCGGTGCTGCACCTGTTGCCGCACTGGAACTGGAAAGGTAAAGAGGGCCAGCCCATAAATGTTTGGGCATACAGTAATTGCGATGAAGTAGAACTGTTTTTAAACGGCAAAACCCAGGGCAAAAAAGCAATGGCCAAAAACGGGCACCTGGAATGGACGATTCCGTACAGCCCCGGAACGCTAAAGGCCATTGGCTATACCGGCGGCAAACAGGTATTGACCGAAACCGTGCAAACTACCGGTACCCCGCAAGCCATCTCCCTTGAAGCCCATAAAAATACACTGAAAGCGGATGCGCAGGATGTAGCTGTAATTAAGGTTAGCCTGCTTGATAAAAAAGGACTGGCTGTACCCGATGCCGGCAATGAAATAAGTTTTAAAATTGAAGGCCCCGGCAGGATCATCGGCGTAGGCAACGGCAACCCAACTTCGCTTGAGCCCGATAAGTACCTGGAAACTATAGTAAATATGCCCATAGAAGCATTGAAAGAGTTGCCGGTACCAGATACCATTCGCAAAAGCGAGACAGCCGAAAACTTTGATGATAGCAGTTGGAAAAAAGCGTTTACCAATATCAGCGATACCAGCGTAAAAGCCTGGGTTTATCGCGGCAGTATTAATTTAACCGATGATTTAACACAGAGTCCTCTCTCCTTTTTTTACAAAAGTATCGGTCGTAAGCAATCGATATATTTTAATGGTCATTTGCTGGCTGCCAATGTTGATTATCATAAAGACCAGGATGTGTTTAACATCAGCAAGGCCTTTTTAAAGGCGGGAAAAAACAGCATTGTTATTGTTGCCTTGCCCATCAAAAAAATACACCCCTGGGATAACCCTAACCAGGACCCCGGCGTAATTCAGTTTAAAGCCCCGGCTGCAGCCTGGAAAAGAAAGCTGTTCAATGGCCTGGCCCAGGTTATCATCCAATCAGACGGAAGCCATGCCGGGCTAATCACTCTAACAGCAACTTCGGCAGGGTTAAAAGAAAAGAAAATAGTTATTAATGCGGATAAGTAA
- a CDS encoding helix-turn-helix domain-containing protein, with protein MSKTKITTQPFSDFIPALKITDQFTVYERKEFARKTVPYNRRDFYKVSLTLSTGKLYYADKAVNIDRPALIFSNPRVPYAWEGICESQEGFFCLFSEDFLRGNNRDLNLQDTPLFKIGTDPVFFVDHAQLVYISGIFQNMLREFNSDYVYKLDLLRNHLNLLLHEALKMQPSVNYFKPQNALVRVASLFLELLERQFPVDTPQYQLKLRTANDYALHLSVHVNYLNRAVKEVTGKTTTEHLTERMVMEAKALLLHTDWSINDIAYSLGYEYPTYFNNFFKKQTGVTPSSLRQPNLV; from the coding sequence ATGAGCAAAACTAAAATTACAACCCAGCCCTTTAGTGATTTTATCCCCGCTTTAAAAATAACCGACCAGTTTACCGTATATGAACGTAAAGAATTTGCGCGCAAAACGGTACCGTATAACCGCAGGGATTTTTATAAGGTATCGCTCACGTTAAGTACCGGCAAATTGTACTATGCAGACAAAGCCGTTAACATAGACAGGCCTGCCTTAATATTTTCTAACCCGAGGGTGCCTTATGCCTGGGAAGGCATTTGCGAATCTCAGGAGGGTTTCTTTTGTTTATTTAGCGAAGATTTTTTAAGAGGAAATAACCGCGATTTAAACCTGCAGGATACGCCGCTGTTTAAAATTGGTACCGACCCGGTTTTCTTTGTCGACCATGCACAGCTTGTTTATATCAGCGGGATATTTCAAAATATGCTCCGGGAGTTTAACTCAGACTATGTTTATAAATTAGACCTGTTACGTAACCATCTGAATTTGTTACTGCACGAGGCCCTTAAAATGCAGCCATCGGTTAACTATTTTAAGCCGCAAAATGCATTAGTGCGTGTAGCATCCCTTTTTTTGGAATTATTAGAGCGGCAATTCCCGGTTGATACGCCGCAGTACCAGTTAAAATTGCGTACCGCTAATGATTACGCCCTGCATTTATCCGTACACGTCAATTACCTGAATCGCGCTGTAAAAGAAGTAACCGGCAAAACAACAACGGAGCATTTAACAGAACGGATGGTGATGGAAGCCAAAGCGCTGTTACTGCATACCGATTGGAGCATTAATGACATTGCTTACAGCCTGGGTTACGAGTACCCTACTTATTTCAATAATTTTTTCAAAAAGCAAACCGGGGTAACGCCAAGCTCATTAAGGCAGCCAAATTTGGTTTGA
- a CDS encoding SDR family oxidoreductase yields the protein MDHIKGKVIVITGASSGIGHATALLLAQKGAIVVLGARNVDKLEQLASQIKAEGGQAMYAAIDVTQRQHLEKLVALALATYGKLDVLINNAGIAPISLLDELQVEDWDMMIDVNIKGVLYGIAAALPVFRKQGFGHIINTASTAALKVTPAAAVYSGTKFAVRAISEGLRQEAGPNLRVTIITPGIIKTNLVDSIASPGIKAQIAEAMDNIAISPDAIARAMAYAIEQPADVDVSEIVVRPTAQV from the coding sequence ATGGATCATATTAAAGGAAAAGTAATTGTAATTACCGGCGCAAGCAGCGGCATAGGGCATGCAACCGCCCTGTTGCTTGCCCAAAAAGGCGCCATTGTTGTACTTGGCGCACGCAACGTTGATAAGCTTGAGCAACTGGCCAGCCAAATAAAAGCCGAAGGAGGCCAGGCCATGTATGCAGCTATTGATGTAACCCAACGGCAACACCTGGAAAAACTTGTAGCGCTGGCACTTGCCACCTACGGCAAGCTGGATGTGCTTATAAACAATGCAGGCATTGCGCCCATCTCGCTGCTGGATGAATTACAGGTTGAGGATTGGGATATGATGATAGACGTTAACATTAAAGGCGTGTTATACGGTATAGCGGCGGCGCTGCCTGTTTTTCGTAAACAAGGCTTTGGCCATATTATAAATACAGCCTCCACAGCCGCGCTAAAAGTTACGCCTGCGGCGGCTGTTTACTCCGGGACAAAATTTGCCGTGCGCGCCATCTCGGAGGGATTACGCCAGGAAGCCGGCCCCAATTTGCGTGTCACCATAATTACGCCGGGCATCATAAAAACCAATCTTGTTGATTCGATAGCCAGCCCCGGCATCAAAGCGCAAATAGCCGAAGCGATGGATAACATCGCCATCTCGCCGGATGCCATTGCGCGGGCCATGGCCTACGCCATAGAGCAGCCTGCCGATGTTGATGTAAGCGAGATTGTGGTGCGTCCTACTGCACAGGTTTAA
- a CDS encoding diacylglycerol/lipid kinase family protein, with product MKFKHIHFIINPASGKEEPILTYINQVFDGSATKWDVSVTQRHKNPGDIAKKLIGKTELIVVYGGDGSVTDTARTLHGTDTPMAIIPGGTANVMAKQLQIPLDSISALELIKSHHKLKAVDMGLVNDHPFLLRVNLGIMADMILQADRGLKDTIGQLAYGYTAIKTLVNANPVKYKLKIDGKEIEETAVSLTITNSGNIGVAGLDMLPGISITDGLLDVILMGDNDLSSVLKIAGNTLLQNQTEVLKHWRCKNIVIQMDAEQAFIRDDCEQQAKKLTIKVVPAAINIVVPR from the coding sequence ATGAAATTTAAACACATCCACTTTATTATCAACCCGGCATCAGGTAAGGAAGAGCCTATACTCACCTACATTAACCAGGTTTTTGATGGCAGTGCTACCAAATGGGACGTATCTGTTACCCAGCGCCACAAAAATCCCGGTGATATTGCAAAAAAACTTATCGGCAAAACCGAATTAATTGTGGTGTATGGCGGCGATGGATCTGTAACAGATACGGCCCGCACTTTACACGGAACGGATACACCTATGGCCATTATTCCTGGCGGCACGGCCAACGTTATGGCCAAACAGCTGCAAATTCCGTTGGATAGCATTTCTGCTCTTGAACTCATAAAAAGCCACCACAAATTAAAAGCTGTTGATATGGGGCTGGTAAACGACCATCCTTTTTTATTAAGAGTTAACCTGGGTATTATGGCCGATATGATTTTGCAGGCCGACCGGGGGCTGAAAGATACCATTGGCCAGCTGGCATACGGTTATACTGCTATTAAAACCCTGGTAAATGCCAACCCGGTAAAATACAAGCTGAAAATAGATGGTAAGGAGATAGAAGAAACGGCCGTTTCGCTTACAATAACCAATTCGGGCAATATTGGCGTTGCCGGTTTAGATATGCTGCCCGGCATCAGCATAACTGATGGCTTGCTGGATGTAATACTGATGGGCGATAACGATTTAAGCTCGGTATTAAAAATAGCAGGCAACACCTTACTGCAAAACCAAACCGAAGTTTTAAAGCATTGGCGGTGCAAAAACATAGTTATACAAATGGATGCCGAACAGGCTTTTATACGTGATGATTGCGAACAACAGGCAAAAAAGTTAACCATTAAAGTTGTACCGGCAGCTATCAATATAGTTGTGCCGCGTTAA
- a CDS encoding DUF6958 family protein, with product MKEARIQTLHPDKEKQNKIISTEKYEVIKAAILQILQEQSLTHTQLMQALHDKVHVTFAGNAHWYGETVKLDLEARDIIKRNTARPPVYSIQQS from the coding sequence ATGAAAGAAGCCAGGATACAAACCCTACACCCCGATAAGGAAAAACAAAACAAAATTATCTCGACCGAAAAGTATGAAGTGATTAAAGCGGCCATATTGCAAATTTTACAGGAGCAAAGCCTAACTCATACACAGCTGATGCAGGCGCTGCATGATAAGGTGCATGTCACCTTTGCGGGCAACGCCCACTGGTACGGCGAAACCGTGAAGCTTGACCTTGAAGCACGCGATATCATAAAACGGAATACAGCCAGGCCACCGGTTTACAGTATTCAACAATCTTAA
- a CDS encoding dual specificity protein phosphatase family protein: MLAKIKSILKVVYLSAQMAYDNAYRIITGLPQLKRCQITANLYLGSQYNLVGLRKLKSLGVTAIINMRMHSIYTGAQYKGFHYLHLPTPDNTPPPLDVLKEGANFADAAIKNGGKVYIHCRQGLGRGPTMTIAYLLKTGLTFDDALAMVKKVRTFINPRKSQVEVLKQLEQFYQEHPAEQSII; encoded by the coding sequence ATGCTTGCAAAAATTAAAAGTATTTTAAAAGTGGTTTATTTATCGGCCCAAATGGCTTATGATAATGCATACCGCATAATAACCGGCCTTCCTCAGCTTAAGCGCTGCCAGATAACTGCCAACCTGTACTTAGGCAGCCAATATAATTTGGTGGGTTTGCGCAAACTAAAATCTTTGGGGGTTACAGCAATTATAAACATGCGGATGCATTCTATTTACACCGGCGCCCAATACAAGGGCTTCCATTACCTGCATTTGCCCACGCCCGATAATACCCCACCGCCGCTTGATGTGTTAAAAGAAGGAGCCAACTTTGCCGATGCAGCCATAAAAAACGGCGGCAAGGTATACATCCATTGCCGCCAGGGCCTTGGCCGCGGCCCAACCATGACTATTGCCTATTTGCTTAAAACAGGTTTAACTTTTGATGATGCCCTTGCGATGGTGAAAAAGGTGCGCACATTTATTAACCCACGCAAAAGCCAGGTTGAAGTACTGAAGCAACTGGAACAATTTTACCAGGAGCACCCGGCAGAACAAAGCATTATTTAG
- a CDS encoding bifunctional helix-turn-helix transcriptional regulator/GNAT family N-acetyltransferase yields MENSFFNSVGKAGIGSRLRMLQEKITDDAANIYRMFGIDMQPKWFPVFYTLSQGNFTITEIAQHIGHSHPSVSKIVSEMVKKGLVTEGKDANDGRRNVLSLSGKGKQVNEKLQYQLVDVKNAVESILDNTRHNLWEAIGEWEFMLEQKSLLKRVQDEKKLRESRDVTIVPFEEQYSKAFRELNVEWISTYFKMEEKDYQSLDHPQEYILNKGGEILIALYKGEPVGVCALLKMDDPEYDYELAKMAVSPKAHGKGIGWLLGKAIAERAKARGGNTLYLESNTMLKQAISLYQKLGFKKVVGRFTPYERCNIQMELQLNN; encoded by the coding sequence ATGGAAAATTCATTCTTTAATTCAGTTGGAAAAGCGGGCATTGGCAGCAGGCTGCGGATGCTCCAGGAAAAGATTACAGACGATGCCGCAAACATTTACCGGATGTTCGGAATTGACATGCAGCCTAAGTGGTTTCCCGTTTTTTATACTTTATCACAAGGCAACTTTACCATAACCGAAATTGCCCAGCACATTGGGCACTCCCACCCTTCTGTTAGCAAAATTGTATCCGAGATGGTGAAGAAGGGGCTAGTAACCGAAGGTAAAGACGCCAATGACGGGCGCAGGAATGTACTGTCGTTATCAGGCAAGGGAAAACAGGTTAATGAAAAGCTGCAATACCAGTTGGTTGATGTTAAAAACGCGGTAGAAAGCATTTTGGATAATACGCGGCACAACCTGTGGGAAGCCATCGGCGAGTGGGAATTTATGCTCGAACAAAAATCGCTGTTAAAGAGGGTTCAGGATGAGAAAAAATTAAGAGAGAGCCGCGACGTTACCATTGTGCCCTTTGAAGAGCAATATAGTAAGGCATTCCGCGAGCTTAATGTGGAGTGGATAAGCACCTACTTTAAAATGGAAGAAAAGGACTATCAATCGCTCGACCATCCACAGGAATACATTTTAAATAAGGGCGGCGAAATACTGATTGCCCTGTACAAAGGCGAACCCGTGGGCGTATGTGCATTGCTTAAAATGGACGATCCCGAATATGATTATGAATTGGCAAAAATGGCCGTTTCGCCCAAAGCACACGGCAAAGGCATAGGTTGGCTGTTGGGCAAGGCAATTGCAGAGCGCGCCAAAGCCCGGGGCGGCAACACACTGTACCTGGAAAGTAATACCATGCTTAAACAAGCCATCAGCCTGTATCAAAAGTTAGGATTTAAAAAAGTGGTTGGCCGGTTTACGCCTTACGAGCGTTGCAATATCCAGATGGAATTGCAGCTCAATAACTAA